Proteins encoded in a region of the Hypomesus transpacificus isolate Combined female chromosome 17, fHypTra1, whole genome shotgun sequence genome:
- the LOC124479125 gene encoding uncharacterized protein LOC124479125, whose translation MALSYRMSWICILFGSFTSFADPPKKGYKSEADDNWWLPSEVPSNTGSSSDSAFTSYHAGGGRVQQRPVKGQQQPNHPRFYNSFMNFVHSNAPGLFSSNPPTKHSKPDKGNFLHAPQRVTQMQRPGSQESQLYPPIYVKKTQHNYQRGKVSFSKTRYSSQAFHSKDEASDEYMVPPWSVHGPQPPSHAWFSSDLSDETKDQPVGWVSYYKMRPY comes from the exons ATGGCACTCTCTTACAG AATGTCCTGGATTTGTATCCTGTTTGGAAGCTTCACAAGTTTTGCAGACCCACCAAAAA AGGGCTACAAAAGTGAAGCTGATGACAATTGGTGGCTGCCTTCTGAAGTCCCATCGAACACTGGCAGTTCCTCTGACTCTGCATTCACTAGCTATCATGCTGGAGGAGGACGAGTGCAGCAGAGACCAGTAAAAGGCCAGCAACAACCTAACCACCCACGCTTCTACAACTCCTTCATGAACTTTGTTCATTCCAACGCCCCTggtttgttttccagcaacCCACCAACCAAACATTCAAAACCAGACAAGGGCAACTTTCTCCATGCGCCACAACGGGTAACTCAAATGCAGCGCCCTGGCAGTCAGGAGTCTCAACTCTATCCACCCATCTACGTAAAAAAGACTCAGCATAATTATCAGCGTGGGAAAGTGTCCTTCTCCAAAACCCGTTACTCATCTCAAGCATTCCACAGCAAGGATGAGGCTTCAGATGAATACATGGTTCCACCTTGGTCTGTACATGGACCACAACCTCCAAGTCATGCCTGGTTTAGCTCTGACCTATCTGACGAAACCAAAGACCAGCCAGTTGGTTGGGTAAGTTATTATAAGATGAGACCTTACTGA